The sequence TTTGGAGAACGAGATTAAATTAGTTGATAAGGCTATTGAGAAAACTATCAAAGGACTTAATCCTAATGAGTATATCTGTCTTACTTCTATTCCTGGTATCGGTCCTGTTATCGCTGCGGGTATCATAGCTGAGATCGGTTCTGTTGCTTTTTTCGATTCTAACAATTCTT comes from Petrotoga sp. 9PW.55.5.1 and encodes:
- a CDS encoding transposase translates to LENEIKLVDKAIEKTIKGLNPNEYICLTSIPGIGPVIAAGIIAEIGSVAFFDSNNSLAKFAGLTWQSFSFLPLDFLPISSYIIYML